In Cololabis saira isolate AMF1-May2022 chromosome 14, fColSai1.1, whole genome shotgun sequence, a single genomic region encodes these proteins:
- the tmem248 gene encoding transmembrane protein 248 isoform X1 produces the protein MVYLLNPIENLRGYINNRPPLVIFMISVSAVAIAFLTIGYFFKIKEIKSPELTEDWNTFLLRFNELDFCVSENETIKHGLNESTTPESMVVTSGQARSSTQAPLLLDDSGPINISVPITLTLDPQRPFGGYSRNITHLYSTVLGQQVGLSGREAHEEINITFTLPVSWNSDECVLHGHCEQVVFSTCMTITAASNIFPVTVQPPHCVPETYTNATSWYKVFTTVRDSDTKYSQDYNPFWCYKGAIGKVYHALNPKLTVIVPDDDRSLINLHLMHTSYFLFVMVITMFCYAVIKGRPGKVRQSNPDYCPEKVQQTSAVLFDLNRWHCQRIKKTESAGRSYL, from the exons gtgtaCTTGTTAAATCCTATAGAGAACCTAAGGGGCTACATCAACAACCGTCCACCTCTGGTCATTTTCATGATCAGTGTCAGTGCAGTGGCCATCGCCTTCCTGACCATCGGTTATTTCTTTAAGATTAAGGAGATCAAGTCTCCAGAGTTGACAGAG GACTGGAACACCTTTCTGTTGCGTTTCAACGAGCTGGACTTTTGCGTGTCAGAGAATGAGACGATAAAGCACGGCCTGAATGAGTCGACGACGCCAGAGAGCATGGTTGTGACGAGCGGTCAGGCCCGTTCCAGCACCCAGGCTCCCCTGCTGCTGGACGACTCGGGGCCTATCAACATTTCAGTCCCCATCACCCTCACGCTGGACCCCCAGCGCCCGTTCGGAGGGTATTCTCGCAATATCACCCATCTGTACTCCACGGTGCTGGGGCAGCAGGTTGGCCTATCCG GCCGGGAAGCCCATGAAGAAATAAACATCACGTTCACTCTGCCCGTATCCTGGAACTCAGACGAGTGTGTCCTGCATGGCCACTGTGAGCAGGTGGTGTTCAGCACGTGCATGACCATCACAGCAGCCAGCAATATCTTCCCAGTCACAGT GCAGCCGCCACACTGCGTGCCGGAGACCTACACCAACGCCACATCCTGGTACAAGGTGTTCACCACTGTCCGTGACTCGGACACCAAGTACAGTCAGGACTACAACCCCTTCTGGTGTTACAAAGGAGCAATTGGCAAAGTGTACCACGCCCTCAACCCTAAGCTTACCGTCATTGTTCCAGAT GATGATCGCTCTCTCATCAACCTCCACCTGATGCACACGAGCTATTTCCTGTTTGTCATGGTCATCACTATGTTCTGCTATGCAGTCATAAAAGGGCGGCCTGGCAAAGTGCGACAAAGCAATCCCGACTACTGTCCTGAGAAGGTACAACAGACATCAGCAGTGCTATTTGACCTCAACAG GTGGCATTGTCAGAGGATTAAAAAGACGGAGAGCGCCGGCAGGAGTTACCTGTAA
- the tmem248 gene encoding transmembrane protein 248 isoform X2: MVYLLNPIENLRGYINNRPPLVIFMISVSAVAIAFLTIGYFFKIKEIKSPELTEDWNTFLLRFNELDFCVSENETIKHGLNESTTPESMVVTSGQARSSTQAPLLLDDSGPINISVPITLTLDPQRPFGGYSRNITHLYSTVLGQQVGLSGREAHEEINITFTLPVSWNSDECVLHGHCEQVVFSTCMTITAASNIFPVTVQPPHCVPETYTNATSWYKVFTTVRDSDTKYSQDYNPFWCYKGAIGKVYHALNPKLTVIVPDDDRSLINLHLMHTSYFLFVMVITMFCYAVIKGRPGKVRQSNPDYCPEKVALSED; encoded by the exons gtgtaCTTGTTAAATCCTATAGAGAACCTAAGGGGCTACATCAACAACCGTCCACCTCTGGTCATTTTCATGATCAGTGTCAGTGCAGTGGCCATCGCCTTCCTGACCATCGGTTATTTCTTTAAGATTAAGGAGATCAAGTCTCCAGAGTTGACAGAG GACTGGAACACCTTTCTGTTGCGTTTCAACGAGCTGGACTTTTGCGTGTCAGAGAATGAGACGATAAAGCACGGCCTGAATGAGTCGACGACGCCAGAGAGCATGGTTGTGACGAGCGGTCAGGCCCGTTCCAGCACCCAGGCTCCCCTGCTGCTGGACGACTCGGGGCCTATCAACATTTCAGTCCCCATCACCCTCACGCTGGACCCCCAGCGCCCGTTCGGAGGGTATTCTCGCAATATCACCCATCTGTACTCCACGGTGCTGGGGCAGCAGGTTGGCCTATCCG GCCGGGAAGCCCATGAAGAAATAAACATCACGTTCACTCTGCCCGTATCCTGGAACTCAGACGAGTGTGTCCTGCATGGCCACTGTGAGCAGGTGGTGTTCAGCACGTGCATGACCATCACAGCAGCCAGCAATATCTTCCCAGTCACAGT GCAGCCGCCACACTGCGTGCCGGAGACCTACACCAACGCCACATCCTGGTACAAGGTGTTCACCACTGTCCGTGACTCGGACACCAAGTACAGTCAGGACTACAACCCCTTCTGGTGTTACAAAGGAGCAATTGGCAAAGTGTACCACGCCCTCAACCCTAAGCTTACCGTCATTGTTCCAGAT GATGATCGCTCTCTCATCAACCTCCACCTGATGCACACGAGCTATTTCCTGTTTGTCATGGTCATCACTATGTTCTGCTATGCAGTCATAAAAGGGCGGCCTGGCAAAGTGCGACAAAGCAATCCCGACTACTGTCCTGAGAAG GTGGCATTGTCAGAGGATTAA